Proteins encoded together in one Flavobacterium keumense window:
- a CDS encoding FAD-dependent oxidoreductase codes for MQTPQNIAIVGSGLVGSLLAIYLRKAGHTVHIYDRSPDIRQIEFSGRSINLAMSNRGWKALDGVGVGDAVREIAIPMDKRAIHLVDKLNFQPYGQEGEAIYSISRGLLNRKMIDLAEAAGAEFFFEQRIWDVTLADATLHIGETERGAWEEKKYDMVFGADGAFSRIRHRMQRQSMFDYSQEFLKIGYKELNIPANADGSHKLDPNSFHIWPRGEYMLIALPNLDGSFTCTLFMPFEGDNSLEELKDMKLVEAFFAKNFPDAIDVIPKLADDFFKNPTSTLVTMKCFPWTFEDKIALIGDASHAIVPFYGQGMNAGFEDITVLNEMMQQYGDDWKTIFSEYQKSRKPNADAIAELSYRNFMEMSTKTADEKFLLQKKIEKVFSDKHPNLWIPLYSRVTFSDRPYTEALAIGDAQNAIMEEVLKMPNIDKNWDSEEVEHTILKLLQLK; via the coding sequence ATGCAAACTCCTCAGAATATTGCAATCGTTGGTTCCGGATTAGTAGGTTCGCTGTTAGCAATTTATTTGCGTAAAGCAGGTCATACCGTCCATATTTATGATAGAAGTCCGGATATTCGGCAAATTGAATTTTCAGGGCGTTCTATTAATTTAGCGATGTCCAATCGAGGTTGGAAAGCCTTAGATGGAGTAGGAGTGGGAGATGCTGTTCGTGAAATTGCCATTCCCATGGACAAGCGCGCGATTCATTTAGTAGATAAACTCAATTTTCAACCGTACGGACAAGAAGGAGAGGCTATTTATTCTATTTCAAGAGGTCTTTTGAATCGAAAAATGATTGATTTGGCGGAAGCCGCTGGAGCCGAATTCTTTTTTGAACAACGCATTTGGGATGTTACGCTTGCTGATGCCACTTTGCATATTGGCGAAACCGAACGCGGTGCTTGGGAAGAAAAAAAATACGATATGGTTTTTGGAGCGGATGGTGCTTTTTCTCGAATTCGCCATCGCATGCAACGCCAGAGTATGTTTGATTATTCACAAGAATTTTTAAAAATCGGCTACAAAGAATTAAATATTCCTGCCAATGCTGATGGGTCTCATAAATTAGATCCGAATTCTTTCCATATTTGGCCTCGTGGCGAATACATGTTGATTGCTTTGCCTAATTTAGACGGGAGCTTTACTTGTACTTTATTTATGCCTTTTGAGGGAGACAATTCTTTGGAAGAGTTGAAAGATATGAAGTTGGTAGAAGCGTTTTTTGCTAAAAACTTTCCTGATGCCATTGATGTTATCCCTAAGTTAGCGGATGATTTTTTTAAAAATCCTACTAGTACTTTGGTGACTATGAAATGTTTTCCATGGACGTTTGAAGATAAAATAGCCTTAATTGGAGATGCTAGTCATGCCATTGTGCCGTTTTATGGACAAGGAATGAATGCTGGGTTTGAAGATATAACAGTCTTGAACGAAATGATGCAGCAGTATGGAGACGACTGGAAAACCATTTTTTCAGAATATCAAAAATCAAGAAAGCCTAATGCAGACGCGATTGCCGAATTGTCCTATCGCAATTTCATGGAAATGAGTACTAAAACGGCTGATGAAAAATTCTTATTACAAAAGAAAATCGAAAAGGTGTTTTCAGACAAACATCCAAACTTATGGATTCCTTTATATAGTAGGGTAACGTTTAGTGACCGACCGTATACCGAAGCTCTAGCTATTGGCGATGCCCAAAATGCTATCATGGAAGAGGTTTTAAAAATGCCTAACATTGATAAAAATTGGGATTCGGAAGAAGTGGAGCATACAATATTGAAATTACTTCAATTAAAATAA
- a CDS encoding cupin domain-containing protein, which produces MKKYTLQKSPFVVPTTDGKLIEEHHGLASTNNPDISIAHMIAPAGWSEPFQTPEFEEYTYIISGKKQFIIEDEVLVLEAGQSIKIEKNTRVQYYNPFESPCEYIAICTPAFDFNKVHREEA; this is translated from the coding sequence ATGAAAAAATACACTTTACAGAAAAGCCCGTTTGTTGTTCCTACAACTGATGGCAAACTTATTGAAGAACATCATGGATTGGCAAGCACTAATAATCCTGACATCTCTATTGCACACATGATAGCTCCTGCAGGATGGAGCGAACCTTTTCAAACACCAGAGTTTGAAGAGTACACCTATATCATTAGTGGGAAGAAACAATTCATTATTGAAGACGAAGTACTAGTATTAGAAGCTGGGCAATCCATTAAAATTGAGAAAAACACAAGAGTTCAATATTACAATCCGTTTGAGTCTCCTTGTGAATATATAGCTATTTGTACTCCTGCATTTGACTTTAATAAAGTACACCGAGAAGAAGCTTGA
- a CDS encoding DMT family protein: MKGLLTIGLLILSNMFMTLAWYGHLKFKELKWFENAGLLSIIFISWGLALFEYFFQVPANRIGFRGNGGPFSLLQLKVIQEVITLVTFVLFSLAFFKNETFRWNHAIGFCFLLLAVYFIFKK, from the coding sequence ATGAAAGGTTTACTTACTATTGGTCTTTTGATTCTATCCAATATGTTTATGACATTAGCTTGGTATGGGCATCTTAAGTTTAAAGAACTTAAATGGTTTGAAAATGCAGGACTACTCTCCATTATATTTATTAGTTGGGGATTAGCACTATTTGAATATTTTTTTCAGGTTCCTGCTAATCGAATTGGATTTAGAGGAAATGGAGGGCCTTTTTCTTTGTTACAGCTCAAGGTTATTCAAGAAGTAATTACATTAGTAACGTTTGTACTTTTTAGTTTGGCCTTTTTCAAAAACGAAACCTTTAGATGGAATCATGCTATTGGCTTCTGTTTTCTACTATTAGCTGTTTACTTTATTTTTAAAAAATAA
- a CDS encoding MotA/TolQ/ExbB proton channel family protein: MANVKKENGPKGGGAISGIIIGACIFVGWIIWNFIMGNGANFEGGVNTGHPLPGNYLAMVYKGGPIVPVLLGCLLMVIVFSFERFAVISKAAGKGNLDAFMKNVQASITKGDIDGAIASCDKQQGSVANAIKSALLKYQDVKAEGLDSEAAAETIHKEIEEATSLEMPMLEKHMTILSTLVSLGTLAGLLGTVTGMIKAFGALASAGTPDQAALANGISEALINTATGISTSALAIITYNLFTSKIDTLTYSIDEAGNTIVNTYRHFRSSKK, encoded by the coding sequence ATGGCAAACGTTAAAAAAGAAAATGGACCAAAAGGTGGAGGAGCAATTTCAGGAATTATCATCGGAGCATGTATCTTCGTAGGATGGATTATTTGGAATTTTATTATGGGTAATGGAGCAAACTTCGAAGGTGGAGTTAATACAGGACACCCACTACCAGGAAACTATTTAGCAATGGTATACAAAGGAGGTCCTATCGTTCCAGTATTATTAGGGTGTTTATTAATGGTTATCGTATTTTCATTTGAGCGTTTCGCTGTAATTTCTAAGGCAGCAGGAAAAGGTAACTTAGATGCTTTTATGAAAAATGTACAAGCAAGTATTACTAAAGGAGATATTGATGGAGCTATTGCTTCTTGTGACAAACAACAAGGATCTGTTGCAAATGCAATCAAATCAGCTTTATTGAAATACCAAGATGTAAAAGCAGAAGGATTAGATAGCGAAGCTGCTGCTGAAACTATTCATAAAGAAATTGAAGAAGCTACTTCATTAGAAATGCCAATGTTAGAGAAGCACATGACTATCCTTTCTACATTAGTATCTTTAGGTACATTAGCTGGTTTGTTAGGAACAGTAACAGGGATGATTAAAGCGTTTGGTGCGTTAGCTTCTGCTGGAACTCCAGACCAAGCTGCTTTGGCAAATGGTATCTCTGAAGCGTTGATTAACACCGCTACAGGTATTTCTACTTCTGCATTAGCAATTATTACTTACAATTTGTTTACTTCTAAAATTGATACTTTGACGTATTCAATTGATGAGGCTGGTAATACAATTGTAAACACTTACAGACACTTCAGAAGTTCAAAAAAATAA
- a CDS encoding ExbD/TolR family protein: protein MSKKAASIDMTAMCDVAFLLLTFFILTATAKIPEPLPVDTPASTVQTKLPDTDLATITVGKGKVFFDLKGREVRKRTLELMGQKYGVEFTEDEAAKFALMEGFGVPIANLKQIIAMTSSERGKSNQPGIPKDSLDNQLSQWIQNARIANIEIDDKELQIAIKGDAREEYPSIKKVMDILQDQKINSFNLVTGLRAKDK from the coding sequence ATGTCCAAAAAAGCTGCGTCTATTGATATGACCGCTATGTGTGATGTTGCCTTTCTATTGCTTACGTTCTTTATTTTGACTGCTACAGCCAAGATTCCAGAACCTTTGCCAGTAGACACACCAGCATCAACAGTTCAAACTAAATTGCCAGACACTGATTTAGCTACTATTACCGTAGGAAAAGGAAAAGTTTTCTTTGATTTAAAAGGTAGAGAAGTTAGAAAAAGGACTTTAGAATTAATGGGTCAAAAATACGGAGTTGAATTTACAGAAGATGAAGCTGCTAAATTTGCTTTAATGGAAGGATTTGGAGTGCCAATCGCTAATCTTAAGCAAATCATTGCAATGACTAGTTCGGAAAGAGGTAAATCCAATCAACCAGGAATCCCTAAAGATTCTTTAGATAATCAGTTGTCTCAGTGGATTCAAAATGCTCGAATAGCAAATATTGAAATTGACGATAAAGAATTGCAGATTGCAATCAAAGGCGATGCAAGAGAAGAGTATCCATCTATTAAAAAAGTGATGGATATCTTACAAGATCAAAAAATCAATAGCTTTAATTTAGTTACTGGTTTAAGAGCAAAAGACAAATAA
- a CDS encoding ExbD/TolR family protein, which yields MAELNTGDGGGKKGDGKVRSKKSNAKVDLTAMVDLAFLLITFFMLTTTLSKPQSMSLGLPDKEDKPDPKNQVKVDENRTMTILLGDNDKLVRYVGLLATPVAGGAPKDFSYGKEGIRKELIARKKLVLEYTGNKDKGMIVIIKPSKKSNYRNLVDILDEMAIVDVPTYAIVNDYTPEETKLLESK from the coding sequence ATGGCTGAATTAAATACCGGCGACGGTGGTGGTAAAAAAGGCGATGGTAAGGTAAGAAGTAAAAAATCCAATGCGAAAGTTGATTTGACAGCGATGGTGGATTTGGCATTCTTATTGATAACATTCTTTATGCTTACGACTACCTTGTCAAAACCTCAATCGATGAGTTTGGGGTTGCCAGATAAAGAAGATAAACCAGATCCAAAGAATCAGGTTAAAGTAGATGAAAATCGTACTATGACGATTCTTCTTGGAGATAACGATAAGTTGGTTCGTTATGTAGGTTTGTTAGCGACTCCTGTTGCTGGAGGAGCTCCTAAAGACTTCTCTTACGGTAAAGAAGGGATTCGCAAAGAATTAATTGCAAGAAAGAAATTAGTTCTTGAATATACAGGAAATAAAGACAAAGGGATGATTGTAATAATCAAACCGAGTAAAAAGTCAAATTATAGAAACTTAGTTGATATATTAGATGAAATGGCAATTGTTGATGTTCCTACATATGCAATTGTTAATGATTATACTCCTGAGGAAACAAAATTGTTAGAAAGTAAATAA
- a CDS encoding PstS family phosphate ABC transporter substrate-binding protein, whose protein sequence is MRNSVNFSGLIILFLFFTSCNKSNQNNQETILKGNATLLVDETLQPIMEDQIEVFESRYEAKIKLDAKSENEVIQALAKDTSSIAVLSRKLNEVEMKIFESRKIIPKVTPIAIDAIAFITNAGTKDTLIALSDVLDFMKGKSVGNIKGLVFDNPNSSTVRYMNNLAGLSAIPEKGVFSFGTNNEVIKFVSDNQGMIGVVGMNWLSQPTPAMQRYVDKVNILSVKGLKDSNYYAPDQNTIAEGKYPLARDLFIVNCQGYSGLGMGFASFVAGDIGQRIILKSGLLPVKVPPRKLVIRKEITNDKN, encoded by the coding sequence ATGAGAAATTCTGTAAATTTTTCGGGTCTTATTATTTTGTTTTTATTTTTTACTTCATGTAATAAATCCAATCAAAATAATCAAGAAACTATTTTGAAAGGGAATGCAACGCTTTTGGTTGACGAAACATTGCAGCCTATAATGGAAGACCAAATAGAGGTTTTTGAAAGTAGGTATGAAGCTAAAATTAAATTGGATGCTAAATCTGAGAATGAAGTAATTCAAGCTTTGGCTAAAGATACTTCAAGTATAGCTGTTCTTTCAAGAAAGCTTAATGAAGTAGAAATGAAGATTTTTGAATCTAGAAAGATTATTCCAAAGGTTACCCCTATAGCTATTGATGCAATTGCTTTTATAACTAATGCGGGTACTAAAGATACCTTAATTGCTTTGAGTGATGTTTTGGATTTTATGAAAGGGAAATCAGTAGGGAATATCAAAGGTTTGGTTTTTGACAATCCTAACTCAAGTACAGTTCGCTATATGAATAATTTAGCAGGCTTGTCAGCAATTCCAGAAAAAGGTGTATTTTCTTTTGGAACAAACAATGAAGTTATTAAATTTGTTTCCGATAATCAAGGAATGATTGGTGTAGTTGGTATGAATTGGCTTTCACAGCCTACACCAGCAATGCAACGCTATGTTGACAAAGTGAACATTTTGAGCGTTAAAGGATTGAAAGATTCGAACTATTATGCACCAGATCAAAATACAATAGCTGAAGGAAAATATCCTTTGGCACGCGATTTGTTTATTGTAAATTGTCAAGGCTATTCAGGATTAGGAATGGGATTTGCCTCTTTTGTGGCTGGAGATATTGGTCAACGAATTATTTTAAAATCAGGATTGCTACCCGTTAAAGTACCTCCTAGAAAATTAGTTATCAGAAAAGAGATTACCAACGATAAGAATTAA
- a CDS encoding tetratricopeptide repeat protein — MRKKDFEEYVYIARAYMNTSKPDYKSAIAVLNRALVNNPQDAQVLLALGDAYYGESNQNEAYKAYRDAFSADNTLLRAKMQLGVLLKGAKSYDEASKAYNEVIAINPNYGPVYRELAETYYKIARNKPSKAAENYKIAIDYYQKYMDLTDYSIHSRMRRADFMILVKDYRTLEEEANKMIQLDKVNPRIYRYLGYAAYENGNTDKAIQSLETFTSNTSNKIIAKDFQVLGLAKIKKGTSADGLSIDPVAFDAGLTAIKKSIEMEPLAAEDLNEVGKKFFSQKLFKEAAAIFELGTTNQESKNYLDDNLYFGLSLYYANSKKDVKPDAVALQKADAAFDKVLVASPGYYEAFLFKARTNSLIDNDANTIKYYEAYVAAVTAKGADEVAKPAVVKKIAESYNTIGATYANTDKVKAVEYFNKTLAIDPTNAYALSSIKQLK, encoded by the coding sequence ATGCGTAAAAAAGATTTTGAAGAATATGTATATATCGCTAGGGCTTATATGAATACTTCAAAACCAGATTACAAAAGTGCGATTGCTGTTTTAAATCGTGCACTTGTGAACAATCCTCAAGATGCTCAAGTACTTTTAGCTTTAGGTGATGCTTATTATGGAGAAAGTAACCAAAATGAAGCATATAAAGCTTACAGAGATGCATTTTCAGCTGATAATACTTTGTTAAGAGCTAAAATGCAATTGGGTGTTTTGTTAAAAGGAGCTAAATCATATGATGAAGCTTCAAAAGCGTATAATGAGGTGATTGCCATCAATCCTAATTACGGACCAGTATACAGAGAGTTAGCTGAAACTTATTATAAAATAGCTAGGAATAAACCTTCTAAAGCTGCTGAAAACTACAAAATAGCCATTGATTATTATCAAAAATACATGGATTTAACTGATTATTCGATTCATTCAAGAATGCGTCGTGCTGATTTTATGATTTTGGTAAAAGATTATAGAACGCTAGAGGAAGAAGCTAATAAAATGATCCAGTTGGATAAGGTGAATCCAAGAATCTATCGTTATTTAGGATATGCAGCATATGAAAACGGCAATACAGATAAAGCAATTCAGTCTTTAGAAACGTTTACATCGAATACGTCTAATAAAATTATTGCAAAAGACTTTCAAGTATTAGGATTAGCCAAAATTAAAAAAGGAACTAGTGCTGATGGGCTTTCTATTGACCCAGTTGCTTTTGATGCAGGTTTGACTGCTATCAAAAAATCGATTGAGATGGAACCATTAGCAGCGGAAGATTTAAATGAGGTAGGAAAAAAATTCTTTTCACAAAAGTTATTTAAAGAAGCAGCTGCAATTTTTGAATTAGGTACAACAAATCAGGAGTCTAAAAATTATCTAGATGATAATTTGTATTTTGGGTTGTCGTTGTACTATGCAAATAGTAAAAAAGATGTTAAGCCAGATGCTGTAGCACTTCAGAAAGCAGATGCTGCTTTTGATAAAGTATTGGTGGCATCTCCAGGTTACTATGAGGCATTTTTATTTAAAGCAAGAACAAATAGTTTGATAGATAATGATGCAAATACAATTAAGTATTATGAAGCTTATGTAGCTGCAGTAACTGCAAAAGGAGCTGATGAAGTTGCAAAACCAGCTGTTGTTAAAAAAATCGCTGAAAGTTACAACACTATTGGAGCTACTTACGCTAATACAGATAAAGTAAAAGCAGTAGAGTATTTCAACAAGACATTAGCTATTGATCCAACTAATGCTTACGCATTAAGTTCAATCAAACAATTGAAATAA
- a CDS encoding 7-carboxy-7-deazaguanine synthase QueE — translation MLSKEIQLEVNKGAMLPLMEEFYTIQGEGSHTGTAAYFIRIGGCDVGCHWCDVKESWNAELHPPTHVDLIVANATKYADTVVVTGGEPLTWDMTLLTQKLKDNNVKVHIETSGAYPLSGTWDWICLSPKKYKLPTQTVYDNADELKVIIYNKHDFIFAEEQAEKVNKNAILFLQPEWSKREEMTPMIVDYVMNNPKWRVSLQTHKYLNIP, via the coding sequence ATGTTATCAAAAGAAATACAATTAGAAGTTAATAAAGGAGCCATGTTGCCTTTGATGGAAGAATTTTATACCATTCAAGGCGAAGGGTCACATACAGGAACGGCGGCTTATTTTATAAGAATAGGCGGTTGTGATGTAGGTTGTCATTGGTGCGATGTAAAAGAAAGTTGGAATGCAGAGTTACATCCTCCAACCCATGTGGATTTAATTGTAGCCAATGCCACCAAATATGCTGATACAGTTGTAGTAACCGGAGGAGAGCCACTTACTTGGGATATGACTTTGTTAACCCAAAAATTAAAGGATAACAATGTAAAAGTTCATATAGAAACCTCAGGAGCCTATCCTTTGTCAGGAACTTGGGATTGGATTTGTCTTTCGCCGAAAAAATATAAATTACCCACTCAAACCGTATATGATAATGCAGATGAGTTAAAGGTCATTATTTATAACAAACACGACTTTATTTTTGCTGAAGAGCAAGCCGAAAAAGTAAACAAAAATGCCATTCTTTTTTTGCAACCCGAATGGAGTAAAAGAGAAGAAATGACACCAATGATTGTTGATTATGTAATGAACAATCCAAAATGGCGTGTGTCTTTACAAACGCATAAATATTTGAATATCCCTTAG
- a CDS encoding YfiT family bacillithiol transferase — MEDKLRYPIGKYTAPEVYTKEYLSERIQEIAQFPALLKKEVSQLTNEQLDTPYRDGGWTIRQVIHHCADSHMNCFIRIKWALTENNPTIKFYYEDRWGEMEDNLNMPIEPTLALLEGLHFRLSYLMSSLSESDLNKSFIHPEHNASFQIKEIIGTYAWHGLHHLAHITELKKRKGW, encoded by the coding sequence ATGGAAGACAAATTACGTTACCCTATTGGAAAATATACAGCTCCCGAAGTTTATACCAAAGAATATCTATCAGAACGTATTCAAGAAATTGCTCAATTCCCCGCATTGTTGAAAAAGGAAGTATCGCAACTTACTAACGAACAATTAGACACCCCTTATAGAGACGGCGGCTGGACGATACGTCAAGTAATTCACCATTGCGCCGATAGTCATATGAATTGTTTCATCCGAATTAAATGGGCGTTAACCGAAAACAATCCTACCATAAAATTCTATTATGAAGACCGCTGGGGTGAAATGGAAGACAATTTAAATATGCCTATTGAACCAACGCTAGCTTTGTTAGAAGGATTGCATTTTCGCTTATCGTATTTAATGAGTAGTTTGTCCGAATCGGATTTAAACAAATCATTTATCCATCCCGAGCATAATGCTTCGTTCCAAATCAAAGAAATTATTGGAACCTATGCTTGGCATGGATTGCATCATTTAGCTCATATTACCGAGTTAAAAAAACGAAAAGGTTGGTAA
- a CDS encoding class I SAM-dependent methyltransferase, whose protein sequence is MKDLFGKAILDYQTNSSPENIITSTSISEEDEMEVAYLFRSFDEMPAIEQKALQLAKGSTLDVGCGAGSHGLYLQNERNIDVHSIDISKNAIQACSLRGLKNTQAIDVLNLENEKYDTILLLMNGTGVFQTLKKTTIYLQKLKSLLHPNGQILIDSSDIIYMFDEDEDGGKWIPSDNYYGELTFNLQYKNETEDSFPWLYLDYNTLQNAALANGLQCQLIMEGDHFDYLAQLTV, encoded by the coding sequence ATGAAAGACCTTTTCGGAAAAGCAATACTCGATTATCAAACCAATTCTTCACCTGAAAACATCATTACATCGACTTCTATTTCGGAAGAAGATGAAATGGAAGTCGCGTACTTATTTCGAAGCTTTGATGAAATGCCCGCTATCGAACAAAAAGCATTACAATTAGCCAAAGGCAGCACTTTAGATGTGGGATGCGGGGCAGGAAGTCACGGATTGTATTTGCAAAACGAACGAAATATAGATGTTCATTCTATTGATATTTCTAAAAACGCTATTCAGGCCTGTTCCCTTCGCGGATTGAAAAACACACAAGCCATTGATGTCTTGAATTTGGAAAACGAAAAATACGACACGATTCTGTTATTGATGAATGGCACAGGGGTCTTTCAAACCTTAAAAAAAACAACTATTTATCTTCAAAAATTGAAAAGCTTACTCCATCCAAACGGACAAATATTAATTGATTCTTCTGATATTATCTACATGTTTGACGAAGACGAAGATGGAGGTAAGTGGATTCCGAGCGACAACTACTATGGCGAGTTAACGTTTAATCTTCAATACAAAAACGAAACTGAAGACTCATTTCCTTGGCTATACCTAGATTACAATACACTTCAAAATGCGGCTTTAGCCAATGGACTACAATGCCAACTCATAATGGAAGGAGATCATTTTGATTATTTAGCACAACTTACTGTTTAA
- a CDS encoding YkgJ family cysteine cluster protein translates to MLKPNLNELGKLAKDKHIENKKYFDKLKKKAPKNLDYAMQELHDAEFKRTDCLTCANCCKTTGPLFTSADIERIAKHLRQKSQQFIEMYLRIDEDNDYVLQSVPCTFLDHDNTCFIYDVRPKACREFPHTDRKKFQQITNLTLKNIPICPAVYNIIEEMKKKLPL, encoded by the coding sequence ATGTTAAAGCCAAATTTAAATGAACTCGGGAAACTTGCCAAAGATAAGCATATCGAAAACAAAAAGTATTTTGATAAGCTGAAAAAGAAAGCACCTAAAAATTTAGATTATGCGATGCAAGAATTGCACGATGCCGAATTTAAAAGAACAGATTGTTTGACTTGTGCGAATTGCTGTAAAACGACTGGCCCTTTGTTTACTTCGGCAGATATTGAACGTATCGCTAAACATCTCAGGCAAAAATCACAACAATTCATTGAAATGTATCTTCGTATTGACGAGGACAATGATTATGTGTTGCAATCAGTACCTTGTACGTTTTTGGATCATGACAATACTTGCTTTATTTATGATGTTCGTCCAAAAGCGTGTCGGGAATTTCCACATACTGACCGAAAAAAATTTCAGCAAATTACTAATTTGACATTAAAGAACATTCCCATTTGTCCTGCAGTCTATAATATTATAGAAGAAATGAAAAAGAAATTACCACTTTAG
- a CDS encoding exo-beta-N-acetylmuramidase NamZ family protein gives MIVSFKKHSSLIGLLFFIVSCSIHKTLPTKNTTPHKTVTGIQSHIRPSQPTDFKTGADNFESYLPLLKDKKVGVISNQTGILTNGTHLVDFLVANQINVQKIFAPEHGFRGTADAGELIIDGKDAKTGLSIISLYGSNKKPKPEQLEGIDILIFDIQDVGARFYTYISSLHYVMEACAENNIPLLVLDRPNPNGFIIDGPVLEKEFSSFVGMHPVPVLYGMTIGEYAQMINGEKWLKDEVQCNLNVIPCVHYDRNASYHFSERPSPNLPNDQAINLYASLCFFEGTNVSVGRGTDKQFQIYGSPFLPNTGFSFTPEPNLGAKEPMHKGAICYGEDLSTIEPVNQIELKWLIKAYNTTEDKTKFFIPFFTKLAGTNTLQRQIEEGFSERKIKKSWKTGLDQFKEIRKKYLLY, from the coding sequence ATGATAGTCTCTTTTAAAAAACACTCCTCTTTAATTGGTCTTCTTTTTTTCATTGTTTCTTGCTCAATACATAAAACTCTTCCAACAAAAAATACCACTCCACACAAAACCGTCACTGGAATTCAGAGCCATATTCGACCTAGCCAACCGACAGATTTCAAAACGGGTGCTGACAACTTCGAAAGCTACCTCCCTCTTTTAAAAGATAAAAAAGTAGGAGTAATAAGCAACCAAACCGGAATTTTAACTAACGGAACTCATTTGGTGGATTTTTTGGTTGCCAATCAAATCAATGTCCAAAAAATCTTTGCGCCAGAGCACGGCTTTCGTGGTACTGCAGATGCTGGCGAACTCATCATTGATGGAAAAGATGCTAAAACGGGATTGTCCATTATTTCACTTTATGGCTCTAATAAAAAACCGAAACCAGAACAATTAGAAGGAATTGACATTTTGATATTTGACATTCAAGATGTAGGTGCGCGATTTTACACCTATATTTCTAGTCTTCATTATGTTATGGAAGCTTGCGCTGAAAATAACATTCCGCTATTGGTTTTAGACCGCCCTAATCCAAATGGATTCATTATTGACGGGCCTGTCTTAGAAAAAGAATTCAGCAGTTTTGTAGGTATGCACCCCGTACCGGTACTTTATGGAATGACTATTGGCGAATATGCCCAAATGATTAATGGCGAAAAATGGCTCAAAGACGAAGTGCAATGTAATTTGAACGTGATTCCTTGTGTTCATTATGATCGAAATGCCTCGTACCATTTTTCAGAAAGACCTTCTCCAAATCTCCCTAATGACCAAGCCATTAACTTGTATGCGAGTTTGTGTTTCTTTGAAGGCACCAATGTTAGTGTAGGAAGGGGTACAGACAAACAATTTCAAATTTATGGCTCCCCCTTTTTACCCAATACTGGATTTAGTTTTACTCCTGAACCCAATTTGGGAGCAAAAGAACCGATGCATAAAGGCGCTATTTGCTACGGAGAAGATTTATCTACTATTGAACCGGTAAACCAAATTGAATTGAAATGGCTTATCAAAGCCTACAACACTACAGAAGATAAGACAAAATTTTTTATTCCTTTTTTCACCAAATTAGCAGGAACAAACACTTTACAGCGTCAAATTGAAGAAGGCTTTTCTGAACGAAAAATCAAAAAAAGTTGGAAAACAGGTCTAGATCAATTTAAAGAAATTCGAAAAAAATATTTACTGTACTAA